The nucleotide window AAATTCTGTGTGCTTTATGAAGTTTTATCACAGAAAGAGGGAAGAATTGTTAAAATATTGTCCAtcacttttcttttccctcccacatttttattgcttctattttagtCTCCTCCAGTAGCATATAAACTTGTTCAAGTTTCTCCCATATATTTCTATTATTGCTGTATTTACTTTTACAATCAAGTTTCTCAGAGGAGGCAAGATGGCGCGTGAGAGTCATAAGGCACAGTAAGACAGATCCCCAGACCCCAGAAAATGTGAGACTTATGCAGTAAGACTCCACAGGTGCCTAGAACTCGCTGCAGTGCCCAGACGCGTAAGGGGCGGAGTCACGCGCCCCTAGAGGGCGTGGCTTCCAGCGCGCGCGGGAAAGGGGCCGGCGCCGCCTGCGCGCACACAGTTGGCGGCCGCGCGCAGGACGCTCGGGGCCGGGATGGCGGCGGTGGCGCCTGGAAGCGGGGCTTCCCGGGAGGAGGAGGGTACCGGTGGGGACGCAGCCACTCCGCAGCCCCCAGCCCCGACGAGTGCGCCCGGAGCTCGTCTCTCGAGGCTGCCTCTGGCTCGAGTGAAGGCCTTGGTGAAGGCGGACCCCGACGTGACTCTCGCGGGACAGGAAGCCATCTTCATTCTGGCACGCGCCGCGGTGCGGCTTGGGCACAATGGGGCGGGGATGGGGGGCCGCGGTGCGTGGCGACGGGCGGGGCTCGGGGCTCTTCCGAAGGGCGGGGCTTAGCGATCCTTTGGTCCTGGTTTGGGGAGCCGCGGGAGCGTAGGGCCGGGTGTTCTGAGGGCTGGGAGGTGAGAAAGGTGCTAGGGCGGATTCTGAGATGGTGAGTCTAGGAAGGGAAGACATAGAGATACAGTAGTTGTACTGGTTTGCTAACACACCTACCTCTTCATGAGGGCCTGGACGCGACTTTGCAACTTGCACCTCTAGTCTGACAGAACTTGTAGGAGTCTCAAGTGAGTGAGTGGGGTGGATGTACAAGTGAGGGAGGGGCGGATGCATCTTGAGCAATTgcgggagggggaaggggagtaGACCTTCTTGAAGTGCGGGAAAACCTTCAGCTTCCCTGAGAACCTCCCTttcacaccccccaccccccacaaagaAACACTCACAAGAATTGTACTGGAACTTATGCATACAGttctctttgtttttggtttttttttgttttgttttcaaattttcgtTTGTTTATTAtaacttttttagtttttttcctgcttattttCTTCACAGGAACTGTTTGTGGAAACCATTGCAAAAGATGCCTACTGTTGTGCTCAACAAGGGAAGCGGAAAACTCTTCAGAGGAGAGATTTGGGTAGAGTGTCACTGCGGTATCTTGAATCTGGAGGCAGACAagggagggctgggctgggctgggcccgTCAAGGCTTTCCCTTATGCCAGTTGAGATGGCATCACTATAGGGTGAGAGGTGCCCCAAGTCTCTTCCTCTGATGTTTTCTGTCGGGCTGCCACAGTGCCAGAAAACCCTGCTTTTTTAATCTATATGCTTTGGGTGGCTGGAGAGGTGCTGGGACAGAGAACCAAAGGAGTCTAGGTGTTGCCAAACCTGACTTATATAGATCCCTTTATACCTTCTGCCACGTTGTACCAGGCATGACGTTTTTTTCACgtaattgtttgattttttacTCTGCCTTGTAGCTAGTAACACTAGAACTTGTGTAAACTCATATACCTTAATCTCACTTGCCCTGCTATGTAGCCAAACTCTTCTCTGATAACTTTCAGAGCAAAGACGTTTCCCTTTGTGAACAGTATTTACCcatgcttttcttattttcttactgtttttttgtttgtttttttttaaattttagttccctgactggggatcgaacccttgcCCCTTGCATTGGGGCCCAGAGTCTTaattaaccactggatggccagggaagtcccttttcttACTCTTGTAAAGAGATAGCTGATGTGTAGGATTTGGTGGTGGAGGAGATTTGGATTTCAAGAGAGCAAGGGgcaatttttttaaatcccctcACTGCATAAAGCCTCATGCTGGTCATTGTGTGGGTTGTGCTTTTGTAAGAGATTGATGCCCAACTGACCAAAGTTATTCAGATGTCCCTTTACCTTGTGTTTCAGATAATGCAATAGAAGCTGTGGATGAATTTGCTTTTCTGGAAGGTGAGTTCTCTATTAGTAGGTAATCATTTCCATCTGTCTTTCCTGTGCTAATGATCTGAGTTCAAAACCTTATAAAACGAATGGCCtggttcttttcttcttcatgtaGGAATAATTTTTCTCCCTGTTTCCTATTTAAGATAGGAAAAACAAATTCTAATTCAAATTCCCTTGAATAATTAGAACTTCCTGCTGAAAACTGCTTAACCATAGAAAATGGGAGGGACTGTGAAGAACCCAGTGGAGTTAGGTAGATTCAGAAGTTTGATTCTTACTTTGATTGCCCTCCTTAGATATAAGTCTTAGCCCTCATCATAATGCTGGAGATCAGAAATGATTGTCAACATTTAAAGGgttgtttcttcttcttgtttcttcttcAGCAGTCTGTGTAAAGTAATCATTTTGTTGCTGTGAGATACTCTTCTGGCCTGTGTTACTTTTTCCTTAGGAATTTCAGGTTAACTCCTGTTTTCTGACTAAATCTCAtcatagagatagaaaatatTCGCAATTCCTCATTTTAGCTAGCTTTTCTCAGAGCTCTCACTCCTACTGAATTCCTCAATCTGATCAGCTTACTGTTTCCTACATGGAATCTGACTGAAGAGCTCTGTGAAAGCTGTACCTTCAGTCCATTCCCACCTTCACCATACCAGGATGTTCTCTCTACCTCCCTGAAGCCTTGATCACTTTCAGAAATCtttttttgaattatttcaggtttttttttttttacactctgTTCTGCAACTGTAATCAGCCCTATAATCTCTGGccctttctgttgttgttgttactcagtcactaagtcatgtctaactctttgcgaccccatgtactatagcatgtcaggctcctctgtcctccgcttctagagtttgctcaaattcatgtccattgagttggtgatgctatctaaccatctcatcctctgtcgcccccttctcctgttgccttcaatctttccagcctcaggatcttttccagtgagttggctcttcatttCAGATGGCcggagtattggagcttcagcactagtgcttccaatgagtattcagggttgattttctttaagattgactggtttgatttccttgctgtccgagggactctcaagagtcttctctagcaccgcaatttgaaggcatcaattcattggtactcagccttctttatggcccaactctcacatctgtacatgactactggaaaaactgtagctttgactgtatggatatATTACTTTAAATGTCTTTTAAGATACATT belongs to Cervus elaphus chromosome 11, mCerEla1.1, whole genome shotgun sequence and includes:
- the POLE4 gene encoding DNA polymerase epsilon subunit 4, which produces MAAVAPGSGASREEEGTGGDAATPQPPAPTSAPGARLSRLPLARVKALVKADPDVTLAGQEAIFILARAAELFVETIAKDAYCCAQQGKRKTLQRRDLDNAIEAVDEFAFLEGTLD